A portion of the Oreochromis niloticus isolate F11D_XX linkage group LG10, O_niloticus_UMD_NMBU, whole genome shotgun sequence genome contains these proteins:
- the dynll2b gene encoding dynein, light chain, LC8-type 2b — protein MGDKKAVIKNADMSDEMQQDAVDCAMQAMEKYNIEKDIAAYVKKEFDKKYNPTWHCIVGRNFGSYVTHETKHFIYFYLGQVAILLFKSG, from the exons ATGGGTGACAAGAAGGCTGTGATAAAGAATGCAGACATGTCTGATGAAATGCAGCAGGATGCAGTGGACTGTGCCATGCAGGCCATGGAAAAGTATAACATTGAGAAGGATATCGCCGCCTATGTCAAAAAG GAGTTTGACAAGAAGTACAACCCCACATGGCACTGCATTGTTGGGAGGAACTTTGGCAGCTACGTGACACACGAGACGAAGCATTTCATCTACTTCTACCTGGGTCAAGTGGCTATTCTGCTGTTCAAGTCTGGCTGA
- the LOC100705065 gene encoding LOW QUALITY PROTEIN: serine/arginine-rich splicing factor 1 (The sequence of the model RefSeq protein was modified relative to this genomic sequence to represent the inferred CDS: inserted 2 bases in 1 codon): protein MSGGGVIRGPAGSNDCRIYVGNLPPDIRTKDVEDVFYKYGIIRDIDLKNRRGGPPFAFVEFEDPRDAEDAVYGRDGYDYDGYRLRVEFPRSGRGGGRGGGGGALGTPRGRYGPPSRRSEYRVIVSGLPPSGSWQDLKDHMREAGDVCYADVYRDGTGVVEFVRKEDMTYAIRKLDNTKFRSHEGETAYIRVKMDGPRSPSYGRSPSRSXVVEAGATAGHAATPHTAAEDLLTTLPAAPALALAPRRTSYDINQQLIPAARLRVETTDFTEQISVVSEWRRQTSQNRSPWTICWSSEEQDRMGTEETVHIRISRRRRSQIWHQWFGLGSLSPHSGAGLGLGFRMDTWSRSMGAIYRERIPTPDPVHITPSKWKHFIEIFKL, encoded by the exons ATGTCCGGCGGAGGTGTGATTAGAGGACCTGCGGGGAGCAACGACTGTCGGATATACGTAGGGAATCTCCCTCCCGATATCCGCACCAAAGACGTGGAGGACGTGTTTTATAAATACGGAATCATTCGCGATATTGACCTGAAAAACCGGAGAGGAGGCCCGCCGTTTGCCTTCGTAGAATTTGAGGACCCGAG GGATGCAGAGGATGCTGTTTATGGACGTGATGGTTATGACTATGATGGCTACCGTCTGCGTGTTGAATTCCCTCGAAGTGGACGTGGAGGTGGAAGGGGAGGTGGTGGTGGAGCTTTAGGAACCCCAAGGGGACGGTATGGTCCCCCGTCACGGCGCTCCGAGTACAGGGTTATAGTCTCAG GCCTTCCCCCCAGCGGGAGCTGGCAGGACCTGAAGGATCACATGCGGGAGGCAGGTGATGTATGTTATGCTGATGTGTACCGTGATGGCACCGGCGTGGTGGAGTTTGTACGCAAAGAAGACATGACCTACGCCATCCGTAAATTGGATAACACCAAGTTTCGCTCCCATGAG gGTGAGACGGCCTACATTCGCGTAAAGATGGACGGCCCTCGCAGCCCCAGCTACGGTCGCTCACCCTCTCGTAG CGTAGTCGAAGCCGGAGCAACAGCGGGTCACGCAGCTACTCCCCACACCGCAGCAGAGGATCTCCTCACTACTCTCCCCGCCGCTCCCGCTCTTGCTCTCGCACCTAGACGCACCTCCTATGACATAAACCAACAGCTCATCCCAGCCGCTCGTCTCAGAGTGGAGACGACAGACTTCACAGAACAGATCTCCGTCGTCTCAGAGTGGAGACGACAGACTTCACAGAACAGATCTCCATGGACCATTTGCTGG AGTTCAGAGGAGCAGGATAGGATGGGAACAGAGGAGACTGTTCATATTAGGataagcaggaggaggaggagtcagATATGGCACCAATG GTTTGGACTGGGCTCATTGTCTCCCCATTCCGGAGCCGGATTAGGATTAGGCTTCAGGATGGATACATGGAGCAGGAGCATGGGAGCAATTTACCGGGAGAGGATCCCGACCCCTGACCCTGTCCACATAACCCCATCAAAGTGGAAACATTTTATAGAAATATTCAAACTTTAA
- the LOC100704524 gene encoding LOW QUALITY PROTEIN: serine/arginine-rich splicing factor 1B (The sequence of the model RefSeq protein was modified relative to this genomic sequence to represent the inferred CDS: deleted 2 bases in 1 codon) produces the protein MSGGLIRGPAGSNDCRIYVGNLPPDIRSKDVEDLFYKYGSIRDIDLKNRRGGPPFAFVQFDDPRDAEDAVYGRDGYDYDGYRLRVEFPRSGRGGGGGGGGGGGGGGGGGGGGGTPRGRYGPPSRRSENRVVVSGLPPSGSWQDLKDHMREAGDVCYADVFRDGTGVVEFVRKEDMTYAVRKLDNTKFRSHEGETAYIRVKMDGPRSPSYGRSRSRSRSRSRSKSGSRSYSPRRSRGSPRYSPRRSRSRSRSHSRSRSRSRSRT, from the exons ATGTCTGGCGGTCTCATTCGAGGACCCGCGGGGAGTAACGACTGTCGGATATATGTGGGAAATCTCCCTCCCGACATACGTTCAAAAGACGTGGAAGACTTATTTTACAAGTACGGAAGTATTCGTGATATAGATTTGAAGAACCGCAGAGGAGGACCACCGTTTGCTTTCGTGCAGTTCGACGACCCGAG GGATGCTGAAGATGCTGTTTATGGGCGTGATGGATACGACTACGATGGCTACCGTCTGCGTGTGGAGTTCCCTAGAAGtggaagaggaggtggaggtggtggcggtggtggtggtggtggtggtggaggaggaggaggaggagga ggGACCCCAAGGGGAAGGTACGGTCCCCCATCCCGACGCTCGGAGAACAGGGTCGTTGTGTCAG GACTTCCCCCCAGCGGGAGCTGGCAGGACCTGAAGGATCACATGCGGGAGGCAGGTGATGTATGTTATGCTGATGTGTTCCGTGATGGCACTGGTGTCGTGGAGTTTGTACGCAAAGAAGACATGACCTACGCCGTCCGTAAACTGGACAACACAAAGTTTCGCTCCCATGAG GGTGAGACGGCTTACATCCGTGTGAAGATGGACGGTCCTCGGAGCCCCAGCTACGGTCGCTCTCGCTCTCGTAGCCGCAGTCGAAGCAGGAGCAAGAGTGGATCACGCAGCTACTCCCCACGCCGCAGCAGAGGATCTCCCCGTTATTCTCCCCGCCGCTCTCGCTCCCGCTCCCGGTCCCATTCCCGGTCTCGCTCCCGCTCCCGCTCTCGCACCTAG
- the pigs gene encoding GPI transamidase component PIG-S — translation MAITEVERRRGQLAALSIAAVVIIVGVPLWWRTTETYRAWLPVSQIKDLAKLQLHLSADVEVVFARGTVTPEQQKKVPLTQTQDEEHAVDEDTTLRYRYETKYRTATIMEEDALKKPTAAEADLSLHMLSESPCGSLVVYVIPESSSLLPEDVNVYIGQRRTALVRISAQMRVGKTLEQLLAQLEPRIKQVLQVMSFSHTDITVALSDRVRFRPGNKESIADSMRAFKSSPGYEITFSLLNPDPKSHQLHWDIEGAVQTYIQPLLTKLSPLANFSIDSQTLYYTMLGVTPRFDSSLEAYTLNADSLAHVINPVEARLGSNAASSNPVLNFLLYVPDIRHSPLYIHDHRKQEVPSNAFHSPRWGGIMVYNVNGFYGSETEFPVHVNINMAKVMGVFLAQLRLLLGVQSLSPPPGFLVAPCGSTGLADWELDRLMWSRSVENIATATTTITSLAQLLDQIGNIVINDNIAQQVSSAVTSLQLAMAELEVGNLGFALQYSKEAILASEKAFFDPSLLHLLYFPDDQKFAIYIPLFLPMCVPILLSMLKIVSEVRQRRREKQAKKE, via the exons AGCGTCGACGAGGTCAGCTTGCTGCTCTATCCATAGCAGCCGTTGTCATCATTGTGGGAGTCCCTTTGTGGTGGCGAACAACTGAGACGTACCGTGCCTGGTTACCTGTCAGTCAGATCAAAGATCTGGCTAAACTGCAG CTGCATTTGAGCGCTGATGTCGAGGTTGTGTTTGCACGCGGCACCGTGACGCCAGAACAGCAGAAAAAGGTCCCGCTAACGCAGACGCAGGATGAGGAACATGCAGTGGATG AGGACACAACGTTGAGGTACAGGTATGAAACAAAGTACCGCACAGCTACAATCATGGAGGAAGATGCCCTGAAAAAGCCGACTGCTGCAG AGGCAGATCTGTCTCTGCATATGCTCAGTGAGAGCCCGTGCGGTTCTTTAGTTGTGTATGTGATCCCGGAGTCCTCTTCTTTGCTGCCTGAG GATGTGAATGTGTATATCGGTCAGCGAAGGACAGCCCTGGTGCGTATCAGTGCCCAGATGAGAGTGGGCAAGACACTAGAGCAATTGCTGGCTCAGCTGGAGCCCCGGATCAAGCAGGTGCTCCAAGTGATGTCTTTTAGCCACACTGACATCACCGTTGCACTCAGCGACAGAGTCCGTTTTAGACCTGGCAACAAAGAGAGCATTGCTGACAGCATGAGAGCCTTCAAATCTAGCCCAG GTTATGAGATCACATTCAGTCTCCTGAACCCCGATCCAAAGTCTCACCAGCTGCACTGGGACATTGAGGGTGCCGTGCAGACATACATCCAGCCTTTGCTTACAAAACTGTCCCCTCTGGCTAACTTTAGCATCGACTCTCAG ACCTTGTACTACACCATGCTCGGAGTGACCCCGCGCTTTGACAGCAGCCTCGAGGCTTACACGCTCAACGCTGACAGTCTTGCACATGTCATCAACCCGGTGGAGGCCAGACTTG GCTCTAATGCGGCATCTTCTAACCCTGTGTTAAATTTTCTTCTGTACGTCCCGGATATTCGCCATTCACCCCTTTACATCCACGatcacaggaaacaggaagtgccTTCTAATGCTTTTCACTCTCCACGGTGGGGTGGAATCATG GTTTATAACGTGAATGGTTTCTATGGGTCGGAGACTGAGTTCCCTGTTCACGTCAACATTAACATGGCCAAAGTGATGGGAGTCTTCCTCGCCCAGCTTCG GTTGTTGCTGGGCGTGCAGTCATTAAGCCCCCCACCTGGCTTCCTGGTGGCACCGTGTGGTAGCACGGGACTAGCTGACTGGGAGCTGGACCGGCTCATGTGGAGTCGTAGTGTGGAAAACATTGCAACAGCAACCACCACCATCACCTCTCTGGCGCAGTTGCTGGACCAGATAGGCAACATTGTTATCAATGACAACATTGCACAGCAG GTGTCCAGTGCTGTCACGTCCCTGCAGCTGGCCATGGCCGAGCTGGAGGTCGGAAACCTCGGCTTTGCTCTGCAGTACAGCAAAGAGGCCATCTTGGCTTCGGAGAAAGCGTTCTTCGACCCTTCACTCCTTCACCTGCTCTACTTTCCAGACGATCAGAAGTTTGCTATCTACATACCACTCTTCCTGCCCATGTGTGTGCCTATTCTGCTCTCAATGCTGAAAATAGTGTCGGAGGTCAGGCAGAGACGCAGGGAAAAGCAAGCCAAAAAGGAATAA